The nucleotide sequence CAGTCCACTAGTCAGCATTACCTGCATTTTCTTCTGGAACTGCAGGTACTCTCGCCTGTCCTGGAGCGTGGTCAAAACCTTCCAGGCGATCAGTGTCAGCAGACCGATGAGGAGCAGCACCACCGCGGATATCACACCGATcactaaacaaacaaaaaaatattgaatcaggcgttactttgcggaggtccatatcaatgaactaaaagagtttctttgctcacccgcgaccttaagttTTTGCAAAATATGCATGTAAGGGGTTTTGTCTCGATGTTCTAGAATGCATGaagataattaggtacaatagtatggggtctattattaatgatcaggtaaatttagtattaTCTTCCTTGCTACGGCTTTgctctaatttcagcaatagcAGTGAATAAAACACgctttgacaataaataaataaaaattcaaagtagttttatatgacgattaaaaattattaataatttgtgggtagttttgttttgtttaagaataaaatataggtgggtacttagggagttatAGTGATAAGTTAAAACGGTTgctagtctaacatctggtagcatgatgtacggttgtgttgctctgaagatgagctctggttgagttcgaaacgcgttagtgtagtgtgatggtggtgatagatgggtttgtgatttgtgtgtgttcttacagtgtggaagcgGAGGAACTACattaacacgcatattttgcataaacttagttatcataaggtcgcgggtgagcaaagaaattcttttagttcataaacaaaaatatttcaaaggCTTGGACTGAACTAGACATGGGTCATTAACATCATCTACAAAAGTCGACAACTCGGTCTTTTTCTTCTTAACTTTAttcttactttttagggttccggagccaaaatggcaaaaacggaacccttatagtttcgccatgtctgtctgtctgtctgtccttccgtccgcggctttgctcagggactatcaatgctagaaagctgtaattttgcacggatatataggtaaactatgctgacaaaatggtacaattaaaaatataaaaaaatcttttttttagggcacctcccatagacgtaaagtgggggtgtttttttttctcatcctaccctatagtgtggggtattgttagataggtctttcaaaaccattaggggtttgctgagacgatttttcaattcagtgatatgtttgcttttgttaatattcaactttaaagtgcaaattttcattaaaatcgagcgtcccccccccgcctctaaaatctaggaaaaatttgaaaaaattcaggatggtatttAGTATACCAAACtctcaaggaaaactataacggccaagtttgcttcagaattattagtagtttatgagtaaatgcCCTGGACGCGGAattgagtgagtggccaaatatagctctggatagggagatgtggaagtcaagaggagaggcctttgcccagcagtgggacacagttataggctaaatataataatattatgagtaaatagcagcctaagatataaaatatacctaaacttggaagattccgtttaaaatacaaaatccttagaaaaatattacttNNNNNNNNNNNNNNNNNNNNNNNNNNNNNNNNNNNNNNNNNNNNNNNNNNNNNNNNNNNNNNNNNNNNNNNNNNNNNNNNNNNNNNNNNNNNNNNNNNNNGGGTGCAAACAAGCTACCTCACGTTAAGTGGTCTCACATGGATCTTTTCTcaattaatgaaatataaaggttcgtcgggtagtcgcgcgagcagagcggcggcgcgtagtgcgcgtgttgcagcagccgcagagtcgcgttgctccgaagacgaagggctatggattagcccgaaacatgtcgagctaaactcgatttaagacgtgagttattcgggtcattatatttaataaaaatataaaggtattcgtaattatagtgatttcaataaaaaaaattaaacgcatTAAATTTTCCGATATTTCGAACTTTTTTAATCATTGACCGCTGAAAAAAGTACGTGTCATcggaaagtttgaggttttatttatttaaaaaaaaatatcgatttgtcgataacatcgataaaaagcggtgctctctccctacaatctgtcaattcgctgggtgcgcgatgacagcgccaactagcggttacaattacggcggactttgaaatatcaaatggctggctgtcattacgaagagtaagtaaacaaacaattacATATTCCATTCGATCATGTAAATCTATGGTGTCGATAATAACGTTGACCTTTTTATTTCCCGTCTAAAATGGCACAATCAATTAGTTTCAGGGCCACGGACTTTCTCATGACTGCCTTTACGAgaagtaaagaaataaacaaattaaatggaatAACTAACAAATACTACTACtaacataattctttttttttgatgtttagatttttaattgtataattgtttttttgtgttatttattattattttactagcttttacccgcggcttcgcacgcgtaaactattcggtctggtagttgtattgaaattttctggattttacaaaattcccctggaaatttccaaaattcattgaggttgtgttgtgaataactgtataaaattcaagactctaaacccagtgctgaaatttcaaattttttccctatccaaattcaaattcaaatcatttattcagtaaataggccgcaatgggcacttttacacgtcattttttaaactaccagcgctttcggaaagaccatcattgcaagaagaatgcaccgcaagaaacttggcagacagtcattttttcaaaataaaataattacaaataaaatacttaaaaactacagtatacaattaaagaaaaaatacaaaataataataataatacagggatgtatccCTCCCCTGGGAGGTCCCtttgttacaaaactatcccgtgggaatatcgggataaaagtagcctatgtgttattctagaggtccagctacctacacactaaatttcatggctctaagcccagcggttgttatttcaagattttatccctaggtatcccgtaggaatatcgggtcaaaaagtcgcctatgtgttattccagacgtccaactacctacataccaaatttcatgactctaagcccagcggttgttatttcaagattttatccctatcccgtgggaatatcgggaaaaaagtatcctatgttttaatccaggttataaactaacttttcgccaaatttcatccaaatccgtccagccgtttcagcgtgaagaagtaacaaacatactcactcactcacaaactttcacatttataatattagtaggattaatttagattttatagtaattaatttatttttattttttatttttatacgactggatggcaaacgagcaagtgggtctcctgatggtaagagatcaccaccgccataaacatgaaataacgcatttcatatatatacgagtattgcAGACGATTATTTATGTTGTGACTGTAGTAGGTCGTTCGTTATAGGTAGAATCATTCaggatgacgcgtgccgtggtacaacgtcattaatgtctaattttgacaaaatcacgNNNNNNNNNNNNNNNNNNNNNNNNNNNNNNNNNNNNNNNNNNNNNNNNNNNNNNNNNNNNNNNNNNNNNNNNNNNNNNNNNNNNNNNNNNNNNNNNNNNNTTCTTGCTATAAATATACGCAAAATTGGCGTAACATCCAAAATCCACCCTAACATTCGTACAGGCAGTCCATTTGCTCCTGAACTCTTCAATAACCTCAGGGGTCTTCATAATAGTAACGTTCCCTTCGCAGATATCCTCGCACTGGTCTTTGTCGTTATAGCACTTGAAACAAGGGATGAGCTTCTCGCATTGTTTCTCATGACAGTGAGAATCGGAGCAAGGGTTCTGTCCACAGATGTTGTCGTGGTATAGCCGGACGTCCCATTGGGATAGCTCGAAGCATTTGCATTGTCCGCAGTGGCAACGGCCTCTGTTGTTGCATTCCTGTAGAATATGTGAAACATTGAAATTATTGCCGATAGAGACGAGTACATAAAATGTAGTGGggctatattatttaataaatttaatactggccgcttttcattttgtttttttttctaaaaaaagaaaagaaattgtTCCTGTCAGTAGTGCACGAAGCACACACTTTAACTTTTATTAACACACAGACACGTGTTTTATTggacaaatataaattaaaactattcacatacataaaactatcctaaacttaaaatacttacatcaaataaaataaccataTAATCATAAACTAAAAGAAATTAGGTACTTGATGTCCCCtggtgacgtctactaacctttttGATTTTACTTTAAAAAGGTTTAAAGCGCTAGGACCCTGAGGACCAAGGGTCTCAACATCGAGTGGGGACAAAGTCGTATTCAGTGCCTAGACTAGTATATTTGGATAATTTTGTCTTTTCATTCACTTCAGTACAAATTAGTGTAGAGTGAGAAATTAATAGAATTAGTGGCTTAGCAAAAcatatgaatatttatttaaataattaaagtatttggaaataaatttaaaagactaacataaataaaacatttacctTAATAGTTTCAGATATTTCCTACCATTttcaacaaacaaataatataagttTCTAGGTTACATTAGAACAGAATGTTATAGACTAGATATTATTAGTAGCACtaggttaataataattagtgTCCGCGGTTCCTCCAGCTAAGCCATTTAATGAGACCGCAACATTCCAGGTGCCGTATTACTAATTATGTTAACAACGTTAGTTATTGCTTAAACCTAGATAAATCTCGTCGCCAGAACATACTGAAATGCATTCGAATATTTCTTCAAGTCTGTTCGACTAGGTACCATGTTGTGGTATTGAAATTTCAAAAGCCTGACGAAAAGTACTCACTGAAAACCGAAATCAGCAAAATTAAGAATGTTTGTCATCGTCAACATTAGACTAGTAGTAGTGAGAGAAATGAAACACGATATTTCTACTCTGTTTAGTTTTACGGTTCTTACCATCCCATTATGAATACAATCTGCTTTAGATTCCGGACATTCGCAAGCTTTTCCAGTCCATCCAGCATTGCAAGTGCATACTCCATCACTGCAGTCCCCATTGCCTGAGCAAAGTAAATCCAACTTGCCCTTCGGACAGTTGCTAATGTTTATCTGGCAGTACTTTCCGCTATACCTGAAAAGAGTTCCCCGCAGATGTGAGTGGCACAGTGGAAGAAATTTACGATGCTGAAAACTTCAGAAGCTGGTATACAAGTGACTGCTTTCAGagtttaatttttgtaacattGATTCTAAATCTGTCGCGGATTCACTAAAAGCATACGGTCAAAGACAGAGAAAGGTGGAAAAGAATGGAGGAGGCTTTTACCCATAAagaggctacataaaaaaactatgtatatatattaaaaactgTTAAGTGGACGATAAagctgaaataataataacagccTTATAGACTCTGAGGTgccgtattataggtatgtccctgcgccagttctcgaaaatggtcgtgccacgctctattgggatctgtcatcacggacaggactattgtagccaataagcctgatatcgtgctgacagatcgatcaaaccgccaggcagtgctcgtcgacatcaccatcccacatgacgagaacctcgtgaaggccgagaaggacaaactcagcaagtaccttgacttggctcacgaggtgactgctatgtgggatgttgactcgacgatcattgtcccgatagtcgtttcggcaaacggtctaatagcgaagagtctcgaccaacatcgctagatggctggatcaagggccagatacagaaggcggtacttctggagacggcacgcatcgtccggaggttcctcactctgcggccctgaccaccggtagcttgggccctgccccgttaccggcggcaaactaggttaggtttttataatatttttattttgtatgtacttttctgtattttacttttttaactattataaaaacctaatcctaagaatgaaaaaaaagagaaaaataataatacaagtgaCTGAATCTCGTTTGAAGCGCGATAACTGCGTCATTAGGAGTTAAAAATTATGGCGTGTGCAAAAAAAATACCCGTTCAATATTTTTCTGGTCATCTAACTGACggaataaatagttatttttgtacattgaatccagaatgtagcgaaggattctacaataaaatcctgagcgtagcgagggattctaaagtagaatcctgagtggaatgagggattcaagtgttaacgcccaagatgaaaataattttgctcccgagtcgctcatacaacttttcacaccgagcattaagagacttgaaaaaaaaaatccttaatattattaaagaacaaccagcatagaaaatggcgtggctttccaattatcaacttaaaaaatgacttttgcaataaaacacttagaaaagccttgaacagaaaagttgcactttgctccctctcgtcagggaggaaaagttacttttccgagggagaggtgtgaaatagtatatttcttttaaaactaGGAAACTTCTCagtgagggctaaaagacagtcGCAATATAGCTAGATGGCAAGTATCGTGAGGGtctttttgacgttacggtcttgcttgtgattggctcatttagctattagccaattgcaagcatgaccgtaacgaaaaaaaaacttcacgatactaacgccatctagcgatattttacctgtcttttagccctcattgctgcTTAATCTTACCCATTACGGCAGTGTCCTTCACAGGTCCCGCACATGCAGGTGCCCTGACCACTGCACTCCACGTCCGTACCATTGGCTTTACAGTCCGAGTGAGAGCTCGAGCAACCGCAGAATTGACCGAACCTGATAAAAACGATGTGATTATTTAGTAAttttgcagatggtaggaccttgtgcaaggtccggccggattgctaccaccatcttgctcgctaatcctgccgtgaggcactgttgtgtttcggcgtggagagtaagacagccggtgaaattactggcacttgaggtatcccatcttaggcctctaggttggcaacgcatctgcaatacccctggtgttgcagatgcttatgggcggtggtgatctcttaccatcaggagacccacatgctcgtttgccatccaatcgaataaaataaaattacgtcAAATTACAGTGTTCtaataataagatttttaaGGCGATGACTAGTTACGTTTTTGTCATTCTGACTAGGGAACCCTAAACTCATTGGTCACTGGCGGCTCTTTCCGCCTTTGTGCTTAGTAAAACGTACGTGTGTAGTAAATTTCGGCTTGCAAGAATTTACTTAATCGCACATTTGACTCTGGTTTGATATTGACTATTATCATAGTAACATGTTGAAATTCAGCTTTAGTCCCGTCTGAAAGCCAGATTTGGTAGCTAGCTTCGAAATGGAAAAAATATGCCAGATTCAAATGCACAATTCTCATTTTCAAGCTAGCTACCGAATCTGGCTACGAGATGGGAAAATCATTCCCTTTTGTAGCTAGATACAAGATAGCATTTTTGAAATGGGAGTAAAAGGATATTCATACTTCTCATTTgtacctaagagctaaatacttACTTGTCTTCATAACACTCACAGACGCCGCAGTTTAGATCACCAGCGTTGTTGCATATCGACGAGTTCTTCTCCATTCTGCCATCACACCCACAATCctttattacatttatattcAATGATATATCTTCCTTTAAACCTTTAGGATTTATACCCAAGTATAATTGACCTACATCAAAGTACTTCAATAGAGTTATTGTGCCCGTAAAGTGTTTTTCTTCTCCCTTTTCTACGGTGCAGGCTGATTCATCATTGAAAATTTCTCCACAGTTTGGTTCAAAAGTTATATTAAAGTAATCTTTATTTTGAGAAGTTACGTTCACTCTTAGCTCGATTTTTTGGGTTATGctctgaaaaatatttcaatactaGGTATATTAGATCCAGTGGAATAAAGAGTAGATAACTGCTACATTAAAACGTTTTGTTATTGTTgtgataatacaaaaaatacacctACTGCCCTAAAAATTAGAGAAGGGTAAAATGAGTTAGTGTtgcgtaaagccgagtttagacttgcaagaaaaatcgtgcaagttatattacattgcgaggccataAAACCAACGAGTTTCTAGTGGTCaaccgagcgccgcaatgtaatgcaacttgcacgattttgcTTGCAAGTCTGAATTCGGCTTGTGTAAAGGCGCAAAATATAAGAGAAGCGAAACACGAGTCCGGGATCTTGTTTATGGTTGTAGAGGTGGTGGTTCTCTTGGTGGTGGGCTCAGTTACGTTTGCGTAGGtaatttacgttttttatgcGGAGGGAGGGTGGGTTAGATtgcataaaaaacattttttccaaatcaaaagtagctgtttcgcacgacttggcctcactacttggcggaggagcaagacaaatattccatttattttaattataactaaGCAAAACAGAAACTCTGCGAAGCGAATTCCGTCAACCATGTCCCTTTTGTAGATGAGACAACGCGActatttaaactattttatttgaataaaattgtttatatagtaaatatattaattcCATCaacaaaaaagataaaaaattaagGCTAATCACTAATTAGGAAAAAGGTAATAGGGTTAGTCAGTAAAACCTTAACAAATTATTAAGGATTTAGAAGCTATAAAGAAATAACTAAAGAAACCTAAAAGtgcaaaacaataaatatattgaatAGCTTTCTTCTAACAGTGTAAAGTTTTAAACGATTTAATGCAATTCAGTAAAACAGACACAATCTCTGtccaaaatataaatacagatgATTACAACGGTAAATTCGAAGCAACTTGTTGCAGAAAAAGAAGTTTGGTTTGTTCTACTAGTAGAGAAAATTCATTGCAAAAGCGTCAAGAGAGCTACAACTAGGTTTTtctggataggtatttaaagttCGTTACTGTCCAAAGCACCCGAAATCTTGTCGTATCTgctacctttttagggttccgtagccaaaatggtaaaaacggaacccttacctatagtttcgccatggctgtatgtctgtctgtccgtccgcggctttgctcaaggactatcaatgctagaaagcttctagaaagctgtaattttgcacaaagatatatgtaagctatgcctaTGCTATGTATGTATgctatgtataataaaaaaatctaattcaattcaaaatctaaagtatatcaaacttacaaggaaaactataactgttaagttttcttgggatttattagtagtttaagagtaaatagcagcctaaggtataaaatatacctaaacctggaatattccgtacaaaatacgaaatcttagaaaaatattacttatttttttcataatggctacggaactctatttcgggcgtgtccgacacgctcttcgtCGGTTTTTTTCTATCAAACGAAATCCTATgagggtagaaaaagatggtGGATTATGACTGTGATGGCGAGTACTAGATtgctgaagccgtggtggcctagtggtttgacctatcgcctctcaagcagagtgtcgtgggttcaaatcccggctcgcacctctgagtttttcgaaattcatgtgcggaattacatttgaaatttaccacgagctttgcggtgaaggaaaacatcgtgaggaaacctgcacaaacctgcgaagcgattcaatggtgcgtgcgaagttcccaatccgcactgggcccgcgtgggaactatggcccaagccctcttgttctgagaggaggcctgtgcccagcagtgggacgtatataggctgggatgatgatgatgatgacttcatTTTCAACAAACCTCATATGTATTCTTCAAAGTTGATGTAATAACGTGCGTATCATAGTTATTTGCAGTATATGATCCATATATTgcattcattaaattaaaatatgggGATTCGTCAGTAGAGCTTGAAACGAATAATATAGTTATCTGTTCGTCAGTTGCCATCTTACTTATGAGTCCAACGGAAGGATAATCCATTTCTTTCTCCATTTCATAATATCCTTCTTCATTTAAATAACATTTACCATCGTAAGGTCTAGTTAATCCAGCAAGCATTCCATCACCAGCTGAATGATATGATGCGTCTGTTATGTGTATTAAAATTTTTCGCGATTGATCTCTCCAGTTAATGAGTTTTTTGCATGCGATCACTTGCGCAATGCCATCTAAACCGCTTTCAGGTGGATCGACATTGTTTCCAAAGTTTGTTCCATTAAGTGTCAAATTGAATGCTGTCATGTTGTCAGTGAGACTTAGTTGGTGTTTGAAAGAATATGTCTCATTTGCGTCAACATTTCTGGAAAGCAAGGTAAACAGGTTATCACACGTAACACGTTTATCATCGCATAGTCACTAAATAGTtaaaaacttacaaggaaaactataatggctaagtttgcttgagaattattagtagtttaagagtaaagcagcctaaggtataaaatatacctaaacttggaagattccgtataaaatacgaaatccttagtaaaatattacttaatttattcgaAATGGCCAGGAAACCCTATTTGACGAGCAAAGATAAACGTAGTGTTTAATgccatggcaactatggttagctatgGTTCCGGTATcttataaataggataaaaaaataacttgactaaaaccaaaatccttcaaattaatgtcttaaacaatacaatacaatacaaagactcttattgtacaccagacatagtaagcgatacaaaacaaattattaaaattacgcaatttaaattcgcctatttatgaaaaaaacgcAAAGTATTCATCGATTCTTCTTGATAAATCCTATAGAAGAATTATCTAAAACATAAATTGTGAATAATTCCTCTTTTACTCACTCTTGAAACTGCAGCATGTTTTTGTCAATGAATGTACCCAAACCCAAATACACATCCTTGGTCAGATTTCTCATGGTATTGTAAATGTCGTTGCTCTGTTGCAACAGATCGTCTCTGATGGTTTCCATTGACttggacatgtccagcagaaaATAAATGTCAACAGGGAAATTCTCGGCCATTTTGTAAGTAAAATTGAAAGGTGTAGGCTGTCCTACCCGTATGTCTAAGTGATACTTTTGAGGTTTCAATTGTATGACGTGACCAAAAGTGTGATTGAAGTCTTTGGATTCTACAAGTGTAATGTTGCTCTTTGGGTTTTGGATGTCGTCTGCAAGACACCATGATTCACTGGATGATGTGGACAGTGGTCGACATCTGTTCTCTAGCGTGAATTTCTGGAAAAGAACAATTAGATGCTGAGCTGTGATATCGAAacgatcattatcatcattatcttcGACTTATACACGTCTCTGAGGGTGGCCTTGTGGCTCCCCTTGGATTGAGAGAACTTGGactgtgaagttcccaagcgGGTGAAGTCCGAAGAGTTAACTTCACTCGCATGATTGAATCATGTGTGCAgctctcacgatgttttcctccactatgaacttcaaatgtaatttcaaagtcaaagtcaaaatatcgtGATAGCTACACTGGAGACACTACGGCTGCGCTCCATGATCCAATTTACGGATGAAGAGGTAAAAGCAATTAAATAAACGCAGAGGAAATGAGTCAAAATATCCCTGAAGGTCAAAGTGTATCCGGTATGACTTTTATtattaagtcaaagtcaaaacatctttattcaatttagtcaAAATATGactgtcaaaaaatctaccatggGTTTGGAAAAAATCTGTTACGAAGAACCCGGTGAGATACTCAACGAAGTAGGTATATTGACTCAAACTCGTATCGCAAGCTACATTTTTAAGCAATTTCTCAGAAATTACTTTTAGGTCTTTACCATTCTGTAAGGTCGAACTTTAAGCTTGTGTGTGTTTCTCGTAGCCTTTGGATTATCCATGTTCGTAAAATCACACATATTGTTCCTTGCATAGTTAATTCTTTCAAATACATAAGAAAAGATCAGATACCTGAGATGAGCACCAAGCACACAAATTGGGGTCCGAAATGCATTCGTGACATGTCTTTCTGTCGCATGGCCGCTGACTCAACACTTGCCCACAGCTAAAGAGAATGAAACACAACAACTGTCTCTTCATTTCAAAGGTCACGAGCTTACTAAGTTTAACAGGAAAGTATATAACTAACATTATAATTTATCCTGTTAAGGAACGACTGGGAATTTAAACAACGCATGTTCAATATACTTTTATTGGTCCGCTAGATTTATTTGAAACACCGACAAGGGAAGTATTTggaattttatatttcttacgGTATAAAATGTTAAACATGGtacaaattatattaataagGTATTGATAAGTCTTGTATTTtgtgttgtggcaataaattacattttatcttATCCTTATCTTAAAATTAGTGAGCGATCCGTCATCTCGTGCATGAATCTTATGATAAGTCTATTTTTATATAGCtgttatctatctatttatagtTGATGAAAATGCGTATGGTACGTAATGGTcattaagtttgtatttttgttattgctcTTATCTgctgtgtttcagcgtggagagtaagacagccggtgaaataactggcacttgaggtattccatcttaggcctctaggttggcaacgcatctgcaataccctggtgttgcagttgtct is from Choristoneura fumiferana chromosome 3, NRCan_CFum_1, whole genome shotgun sequence and encodes:
- the LOC141426157 gene encoding integrin beta pat-3-like (The sequence of the model RefSeq protein was modified relative to this genomic sequence to represent the inferred CDS: added 62 bases not found in genome assembly), which codes for MKRQLLCFILFSCGQVLSQRPCDRKTCHECISDPNLCAWCSSQKFTLENRCRPLSTSSSESWCLADDIQNPKSNITLVESKDFNHTFGHVIQLKPQKYHLDIRVGQPTPFNFTYKMAENFPVDIYFLLDMSKSMETIRDDLLQQSNDIYNTMRNLTKDVYLGLGTFIDKNMLQFQENVDANETYSFKHQLSLTDNMTAFNLTLNGTNFGNNVDPPESGLDGIAQVIACKKLINWRDQSRKILIHITDASYHSAGDGMLAGLTRPYDGKCYLNEEGYYEMEKEMDYPSVGLISKMATDEQITILFVSSSTDESPYFNLMNAIYGSYTANNYDTHVITSTLKNTYESITQKIELRVNVTSQNKDYFNITFEPNCGEIFNDESACTVEKGEEKHFTGTITLLKYFDVGQLYLGINPKGLKEDISLNINVIKDCGCDGRMEKNSSICNNAGDLNCGVCECYEDKFGQFCGCSSSHSDCKANGTDVECSGQGTCMCGTCEGHCRNGYSGKYCQINISNCPKGKLDLLCSGNGDCSDGVCTCNAGWTGKACECPESKADCIHNGMECNNRGRCHCGQCKCFELSQWDVRLYHDNICGQNPCSDSHCHEKQCEKLIPCFKCYNDKDQCEDICEGNVTIMKTPEVIEEFRSKWTACTNVRVDFGCYANFAYIYSKNETSGIVLFVLGEKNCQENQMMIGVISAVVLLLIGLLTLIAWKVLTTLQDRREYLQFQKKMQESASEQVNEVYRAPFTTYLNPAFQVSPSDTDD